In the Neospora caninum Liverpool complete genome, chromosome Ia genome, one interval contains:
- a CDS encoding putative pyruvate dehydrogenase (lipoamide) kinase: MVTSSVAPPWNSVTCRADMSPAAAKSSEVDAASAMVRRRSVAAKIPESSPAECFLLSMPNSLVPPGAPRPDLLGGAVDSRPLQARSHRSSCPDLLRGVSNDHAAELSPLVSPSWLSRKRKVRGALEALDSNDCEVWRFRSCASISSLCRQTWDWPELGRDSFEDARSGSDVDANGGGFDRRTVSPASQEDLSPFRSGGEEHAPGGSLDAGRGDACEALKLPVQAPCGSKALDKADRETPATHASQLTSPFGDSASTGFSDRGDCALSLCADDSASPSLLSEDGEGPAAQAAPPGDASWKTRVPLAELMGHSGGAGHASRHVAQALFPAPPAPYLAQLLQLQDVYEAAFLAVEVLPERYLQRIQQLDALQSLVGPELYTRCSHLATVRAIYVESCDLVARCKEELLAQLVEEATRHREESVENADDDDWPPEDAFSTPLVRSFSGTSSGGGFAARPAVAPVSKETRDPRAILRRVAEQLQAVKALQSQVGPDLLEGMAELVAELCRGEAGETRPERIREFVDHFLHAFFSCRVAAELQREHFLTAVEGRDCGAILSSHVAVEHLICRAALDAQELSLHHLGVAPPVEIYISELRSVDQELKAFLLAAARSEGPSSVGWSSSASPAGRADGSEAALGTDSAERRPPWLATPSAASAKTGAQSPVSSPSSSLPASPLGESPREPGLPGTVRFPCFSSYAYSGIFELVKNAMRASVDAWAAAPRASQPSGDRVGPREEGGSTWRSTCSSLSNASLSQGSLAVRAPWRLVTLGRSRRLRKLPGRQLECVVERNSAGETRTGHTRVVVLEENAPSSVKVNMVKVLGSLVIQIEDSGRGLGAEELAKIWSFAYSTAHEKSTKGVAVRNGESDEAVPVLAGCGVGLPMSRVHAQSLGGDIFMESAQGVGTCAYMCLSNLQEFRNEALKTHGRNHRELLDGLHVQPLSCAETTSMLASTPPPMVVKARGVGSLPSAFSQLV; the protein is encoded by the exons ATGGTGACTTCGTCGGTAGCACCCCCGTGGAACTCGGTCACCTGCCGCGCAGACATGTCGCCGGCGGCTGCAAAAAGTTCCGAGGTTGACGCCGCGTCCGCCATGGTGCGCCGGCGGTCCGTGGCAGCAAAGATCCCCGAGAGCTCACCTGCCGAGTGCTTTCTGCTGTCGATGCCGAACTCCCTGGTCCCGCCGGGGGCTCCGCGCCCAGACCTGCTGGGAGGCGCCGTCGACAGCCGCCCGTTGCAGGCGCGGAGCCATCGCAGCAGCTGTCCCGACCTGCTTCGCGGCGTGAGCAACGACCACGCAGCGGAGCTGAGTCCGCTCGTGTCGCCTTCCTGGCTGtcgcggaaaagaaaggtgCGCGGCGCGCTCGAGGCCCTGGATTCCAACGACTGTGAAGTGTGGCGGTTCCGGTCCTGCGCGTCAATCTCCAGTTTGTGTCGGCAGACGTGGGACTGGCCGGAGCTGGGCCGAGACAGTTTTGAAGACGCGCGGAGCGGTTCAGACGTGGACGCGAACGGTGGGGGTTTCGATCGCCGGACTgtctcgccggcgtctcaGGAAgatctgtctcctttccgcagcggaggagaggagcaCGCGCCGGGGGGGTCTCTGGACGCGGGGCGCGGCGACGCGTGCGAGGCCCTGAAACTTCCCGTCCAGGCCCCGTGCGGATCGAAGGCGCTGGACAAAGCCGACCGCGAGACGCCTGCGACGCACGCGTCTCAGTTGACATCGCCGTTTGGAGACTCTGCCTCGACAGGCTTCTCGGACCGGGGCGACTGCGCGCTGTCCCTCTGCGCCGACGACAGCGCGTCCCCGAGTCTCCTCtccgaggacggcgaaggcccagctgcgcaggcagcgccgcctggagacgcgagctGGAAGACGCGCGTCCCGCTCGCCGAGCTGATGGGGCATTCCGGCGGCGCGGGGCACGCCTCCCGGCATGTCGCCCAGGCGCTTTTTCCGgccccgccggcgccgtACCTGGCtcagctgctgcagctgcaaGACGTCTACGAGgcagccttcctcgccgtcgaaGTCCTCCCGGAGCGGTACCTCCAGCGCATTCAGCAGCTCGACGCGCTCCAGAGCCTCGTGGGGCCGGAGCTGTACACGCGGTGTAGTCACCTCGCGACGGTGCGCGCGATCTACGTGGAGAGTTGCGACCTCGTCGCTCGGTGCAAAGAGGAACTGCTCGCGCAGCTCGTCGAGGAGGCGACACGCCATCGGGAAGAGTCGGTCGAGAAcgcagacgacgacgacTGGCCGCCCGAGGACGCCTTCAGCACGCCGCTGGTGAGATCCTTCTCAGGCACTTCGAGCGGCGGGGGGTTTGCGGCGAGACCTGCAGTCGCGCCGGTctcgaaggaaacgcgagacccGCGGGCGATCCTGCGGCGGGTCGCCGAGCAGCTGCAGGCGGTCAAGGCGCTCCAGAGCCAGGTCGGTCCAGATCTTCTCGAGGGGATGGCGGAGTTGGTGGCGGAGCTCTGTCGCGGGGAAGCGGGCGAGACCCGCCCGGAGCGGATTCGCGAGTTCGTGGACCATTTCCTTCAcgccttcttcagctgccGCGTGGCCGCCGAGCTCCAGCGCGAACACTTCTTGACCGCCGTCGAGGGGCGAGACTGCGGAGCGATCCTCTCGTCCCACGTGGCTGTCGAACACCTCATTTGCCGCGCAGCGCTCGACGCGCAGGAACTCTCGTTGCACCATCTGGGAGTCGCCCCGCCTGTCGAAATCTACATCTCCGAGCTGCGCAGCGTGGACCAAGAACTCAaggccttcctcctcgcggCAGCCCGCTCCGAGGGCCCCTCCTCCGTGGGCTGGagctcctcggcgtctcccgcggGGCGCGCAGACGGATCGGAAGCGGCCCTCGGGACCGACTCGGCCGAGCGCCGTCCTCCCTGGCTGGCGACTCCTTCGGCCGCGAGCGCCAAGACGGGCGCTCAGTCGCCGgtgtcctcgccttcctcctcgctgccgGCTTCGCCGCTCGGCGAATCCCCGCGGGAACCGGGTCTCCCCGGAACCGTCCGGTTCCCGTGTTTCTCGTCGTACGCGTATAGCGGGATCTTTGAACTGGTGAAGAACGCCATGCGGGCGTCCGTCGACGCGTGGGCGGCGGCTCCGCGCGCGTCGCAGCCCTCTGGCGACCGCGTGGGACCTcgtgaagaaggcggcagcaCGTGGCGGAGCACGTGCAGTTCGCTCTCGaacgcgtcgctctctcagggaagcctcgccgttcgcgcTCCCTGGCGCCTCGTGACGCTTGGCCGGTCCAGGCGCTTGAGGAAACTGCCGGGACGCCAGCTGGAGTGCGTAGTGGAGCGCAACTCggcgggcgagacgcgaacTGGGCACACGCGCGTCGTCGTGCTggaagagaacgcgccgTCGTCCGTGAAAGTGAACATGGTAAAGGTGCTCGGCAGTCTCGTGATTCAAATCGAAGACTCCGGCCGGGGTCTGGGCGCCGAGGAACTCGCCAAGATCTGGTCCTTCGCCTACTCGACCGCGCACGAGAAAAGTACAAAGGGCGTCGCCGTGCGCAACGGAGAGTCCGACGAAGCCGTCCCCGTCCTCGCAGGCTGCGGAGTCGGGCTGCCAATGAGTCGAGTCCATGCGCAGAGTCTGGGTGGCGACATCTTCATGGAATCTGCCCAAGG GGTCGGCACGTGCGCGTACATGTGTTTGTCTAACTTGCAAGAATTCCGAAACGAAGCCTTGAAGACGCACGGCAGAAACCACCGGGAACTGCTGGACGGTCTGCACGTACAGCCCCTCTCGTGCGCGGAGACGACCTCGATGCTCGCCTCCACGCCGCCCCCGATGGTTGTGAAGGCCCGCGGCGTGGGTTCGCTACCCTCGGCGTTCTCGCAGCTCGTCTAG